Proteins encoded by one window of Cloeon dipterum chromosome 2, ieCloDipt1.1, whole genome shotgun sequence:
- the LOC135936998 gene encoding uncharacterized protein LOC135936998 isoform X2 — MYVSEMMSDSTPMQDENRCIGGLNVALAKRTRQSPIKRSTSETSSCQQSQNEEDFIFWNDIYLKYKVKRSRKNLKTLKNLCFQKITHLSLDGNTISLDRVENELKDSMLEYLKANNLRVPEQLARQLLHADSTWMDFGLVQRGLDQMLVWQHLICNCPFISVLVWRDYHGKPYTLLPIPDMLNYLPLLEHIEMPDFWCDIQALTILAEQYSQQLRVLHVSLLKMNRDELQMLSQLKCLRVLDFHGSRLPPSDLKRDREVMSELLKELPYLEVLWPSYPETCVQSGSLELLWNHIQIQINLKHLRIGDRLNYWPQLVTEVEHLYICGQPRKDTIHYVKSLQKLRSLNVKTTSLSCQTWLRQMLESVGPQLTELVVEILLEVDYDVHLSFSCIISMCPNLEKLHISGRVTTLQASEIMNHVNVNNYRGLKVVKMDLSGTFFQSQVLNDVITFADDLEVLRVGPLSELKGTGFLEKILFRACNKPRGFDRLREIWITLGHPKVSAELCQVLRRVAFCAPELNKIYINAHMQDSSAYFSQLQLFFQHFMPQIDLLIY; from the exons atgtatgtat CTGAAATGATGTCGGACAGTACTCCAATGCAGGATGAAAATCGGTGCATCGGGGGTCTTAATGTCGCGCTTGCAAAGCGTACCCGGCAATCTCCTATAAAGAG ATCTACAAGTGAAACTAGCAGCTGCCAACAATCTCAAAATGAAGAGGACTTCATTTTTTGGAATGATATCTACCTTAAGTATAAAGTCAAAAGGTCGCGCAAGAACTTGAAGACCTTGAAGAATCTCTGCTTCCAGAAAATTACACATTTGTCCCTAGACGGAAATACAATTTCGTTGGACCGCGTTG AAAATGAGCTGAAAGACAGCATGCTGGAATACCTGAAGGCCAACAATCTGAGAGTGCCAGAGCAGCTCGCCAGGCAGCTGTTGCATGCGGACAGCACCTGGATGGACTTTGGACTGGTGCAGCGGGGTCTGGATCAAATGCTCGTCTGGCAGCACTTGATCTGCAATTGCCCCTTCATCTCAGTTCTTGTTTGGAGGGACTACCACGGCAAGCCTTACACGCTGCTGCCCATTCCGGACATGCTGAACTACCTGCCACTCCTTGAGCACATTGAAATGCCAGACTTTTGGTGTGACATACAAGCGTTGACGATTCTTGCTGAACAATACAGTCAGCAATTGAG GGTGCTGCATGTATCGCTACTGAAGATGAACCGTGATGAGCTGCAAATGCTGAGTCAGCTTAAGTGTCTGCGAGTGCTGGACTTCCACGGCAGCCGTCTGCCGCCCTCAGATTTAAAGAGGGATAGAGAGGTGATGTCAGAGCTGTTGAAAGAATTGCCTTATCTAGAGGTGCTGTGGCCTTCTTACCCTGAGACCTGTGTACAAAGTGGATCGCTGGAGCTGCTCTGGAACCATAtccaaatccaaataaatttaaagcaccTACGGATTGGAGACAGGCTCAACTACTGGCCACAGCTGGTAACCGAGGTTGAGCACTTGTATATCTGTGGTCAACCCAGGAAGGACACCATCCACTACGTCAAAAG CCTCCAGAAGTTGCGGAGCTTGAATGTAAAGACAACCTCACTGAGCTGCCAAACCTGGCTGAGACAAATGCTGGAGTCTGTCGGACCGCAGCTGACTGAGTTGGTTGTCGAAATCTTATTAGAAGTGGATTATGATGTGCACCTGAGCTTCTCTTGCATCATTAGCATGTGCCCTAATCTAGAGAAATTGCACATAAGCGGAAGAGTGACAACCCTACAAGCAAGCGAGATTATGAATCACGTGAACGTGAACAACTATCGAGGGCTCAAGGTGGTGAAGATGGACCTGTCAGGCACCTTCTTTCAAAGCCAAGTCCTCAATGACGTGATCACCTTCGCAGATGACCTTGAGGTTCTCAGGGTGGGGCCCCTTAGTGAGCTGAAGGGCACTGGCTTTCTTGAGAAGATTCTTTTTAGGGCTTGCAACAAACCCAGGGGGTTTGATCGATTGCGTGAGATTTGGATCACGCTTGGCCATCCGAAGGTGTCCGCCGAGTTATGTCAGGTGCTCCGGCGCGTTGCCTTCTGCGCTCCTGAACTGAACAAGATTTACATTAACGCACACATGCAAGACAGCTCAGCCTACTTCTCTCAGCTACAACTGTTCTTCCAGCACTTCATGCCGCAAATTGATCTCCTCATTTACTAA
- the Taf1 gene encoding transcription initiation factor TFIID subunit 1 — protein sequence MMDGSDEEVSREPESLLTSFLFGNVNEHGLLEDDVLDAECRKQISSLGKLGLHTILQEICGDVIPKRKKVESRRSTETDTSENEDDDQEEDKSEQEKGESSADDVDYSEKTDTAVDYSDINELAEELPEVEENKPVIPKEETMLMPPPAPVIDSSSKPGAIEEQANASQDPNQPAKKAPLAAMLPSKYEGVDVKTIFPDFSLDKVLRFSRLFGPGKSSSLPQIWRTAKKISKMKKRKRKDGVSDSDSETESKVKRTDYRWTFNYGSPPSSSGYCSDDEEKLLRPQAAAPEQIQKGDSNNEIENGPKVADWRFGPAQIWYDMLEVSDTGEDFNYGFGLKEKSKEEKENQIEDEDIPEDAYLMVSQLHWEDDVVWNGDDIKNKVIAKLNSKTNAAGWVPTSGNRTAQAFSQPGKGVPQFVAGALPSQRTSTPSTPSQQSKTPKVQGMKSNPSQRTQEIDDTWYSIFPVENEELVYGNWEDEVIWDSESMPSIPKPKILTLDPNDENIVLGIPEDVDPSKIPDRMAAPVKVKIPHPHVKKSKLLLGKAGVINVLEQDDTPPPPPKSLTDMDPFNISNDKFYQAKYSESTLRLGGAGGNLIQHSTPVVELRAPFIPTHMGPLKLRNFHRPPLRKFSHGPLAIPGPHPIHPLVKHIRKKAKQREQERIASGGGDVFFMRTPDDLTGRDGDIVLMEFCEEHPPLMNQVGMCSKIKNYYKRKAGKDNGPQQFRFGEVSYAHTSPFLGSLPPGQTIQAVENLMYRAPIYEHKLPESDFLVIRTRNQFYIREVEALFVAGQECPLYEVFGPNSKRANNFVRDFLQVFIYRLFWQSRDNPRRIKMDDIKKAFPTHSESSIRKRLKQCADFKRTGMDSNWWVIKPDFRLPTEEEIRAMVSPEQCCAYLSMIAAEQRLKDAGYGEKFLLAPQEDENDEEMQLKMDDEIKVAPWNTTRAYVQAMKNKCLLQLNGPADPTGCGEGFSYVRMPNKPTQSKEEQEAQPKRTVTGTDADLRRLSLNNAKELLRKFQVPEEEIKKLSRWEVIDVVRTLSTEKAKAGEEGMDKFSRGNRFSIAEHQERYKEDCQRIFELQNRVLASNEVLSTDEGESSEEDNSDIEELGKNLETMLANKKTSTQLSLEKEEQERQELRKMLMEGDSSENHDSKDAKKKNDTSMRKDNPAGEDDHSMQMYASQPGRVLKIYRTYKNQEGKEYTRVEIVRKAAVVDAYAKIRTSKDEAFIRQFATMDEQQKEEMKREKRRIQEQLRRIKRNQEKEKVATAAPPPTPKRKKPKLKPDLKLKCGACGQVGHMRTNKACPLYQNTGPAPPLNVAMTEEQEEEIEKQINEADDEDLVNVEGTKVTLSGKLFKHVEEIKKQALRLRVPKDAVNKKRRRAGTVVHCDYLKKMQKPANRRRIDPVITLSTLLETILNEMRDLPDVQPFLFPVNAKVVPDYYSIIQRPMDLQTIRENLRAKKYHNREDFLADVHQIVENSTFYNGAKSALTVSATNMMDLCVQRLTEKEDKFMRLEKAINPLLDDNDQVAFTYILDNVVNDKLKQMSESWPFQKPVNKKLVKDYYEIIKCPMDLETVAKKVKSHKYHKCQEFIADIELIYNNCVLYNGMDSHFTHKAGVLVEISKKLLAEYGEHLTFLEDRIKLAQERALEQADMDSLASYGDNDDNFTVVEDDKNPDDESMHQQEGVLYIGIDGNLEQSAGPSSYGKNILEEDLGELSSEDGEEVEATVMEGADDQQAAEAMVQLGNYGFFANHQQDESLDVDPEYDPSDFLLSRPKPTFVPEPIEEDASADNASVNMMHNFQTNAEQIEEPMDQGEGNHDGQGGIDADLEISDSEDEQQTNTNQADDGDIWF from the exons ATG ATGGATGGAAGTGACGAGGAGGTGAGCAGGGAACCCGAGTCTCTGCTCACAAGCTTCCTATTTGGAAATGTTAATGAGCACGGCTTGCTTGAGGATGATGTTCTGGATGCTGAGTGTCGAAAACAAATCTCTTCACTTGGAAAATTAGGACTGCATACGATTCTGCAAGAAATCTGTGGAGATGTTATTCCCAAACGCAAAAAAGTCGAGTCAAGAAGATCAACTGAAACAGACACCTCAGAAAATGAGGATGATGATCAAGAGGAAGACAAATCCGAACAGGAAAAAGGAGAGAGTTCAGCAGATGATG TTGACTACTCTGAAAAAACGGATACTGCTGTGGACTATTCTGACATTAATGAGTTAGCTGAAGAACTACCTGAAGTGGAAGAAAACAAACCGGTCATACCTAAGG AGGAGACCATGCTTATGCCTCCTCCCGCCCCAGTCATTGACTCGTCATCAAAGCCAGGGGCCATAGAGGAACAAGCAAATGCGAGTCAAGATCCAAACCAGCCTGCAAAGAAGGCTCCCTTGGCTGCTATGCTTCCGTCAAAGTACGAGGGGGTTGATGTCAAAACTATCTTTCCAGACTTCAGCCTAGATAAAGTTTTGCGGTTCTCTCGCCTTTTCGGACCGGGAAAATCAAGCAGTTTACCTCAAATTTGGAGAActgctaaaaaaatctcaaagaTGAAAAAGAGAAAGCGCAAAGATGGTGTGTCTGACTCTGACAGTGAAACCGAAAGTAAGGTCAAAAGAACCGACTACAGGTGGACTTTCAATTATGGAAGTCCGCCTTCGTCCAGTGGTTACTGTTCAGATGATGAG GAAAAGTTGTTAAGACCACAAGCAGCTGCTCCGGAACAAATTCAGAAGGGGGATTCAAATAATGAGATCGAGAATGGTCCAAAAGTGGCAGACTGGAGGTTTGGACCAGCCCAGATATGGTATGACATGCTTGAAGTGTCTGACACGGGCGAAGATTTCAACTATGGGTTTGGACTTAAAGAAAAG TCGAAGGAGGAGAAAGAAAATCAGATCGAGGATGAAGATATTCCAGAAGATGCCTATTTGATGGTGTCCCAACTACACTGGGAAGATGATGTTGTGTGGAATGGAGATGACATCAAGAACAAAGTGATTGCCAAGCTGAACAGCAAGACAAACGCTGCAGGATGGGTTCCAACCAGTGGCAACAGAACAGCTCAGGCCTTCAGCCAGCCTGGCAAAGGAGTGCCTCAGTTTGTTGCTGGCGCCCTGCCTTCACAACGCACTTCAACACCTTCCACCCCAAGCCAGCAGTCTAAGACTCCCAAAGTCCAGGG aatGAAAAGTAATCCATCTCAAAGAACACAGGAGATTGATGACACCTGGTATTCTATTTTCCCTGTTGAAAACGAGGAGCTTGTTTATGGGAACTGGGAGGATGAAGTAATTTGGGACTCAGAGTCCATGCCAAGCATCCCCAAACCCAAGATTCTGACGCTAGACCCTAACGACGAGAACATTGTGTTAGGGATTCCAGAGGACGTTGATCCATCAAAAATTCCTGACAGAATGGCTGCGCCAGTCAAG GTTAAAATTCCTCATCCGCACGTGAAGAAATCAAAGTTGTTGCTTGGAAAGGCTGGTGTTATCAACGTGTTGGAGCAAGATGACACGCCTCCTCCACCTCCGAAATCCCTCACAGATATGGATCCATTCAATATATCCAATGACAA attctATCAAGCGAAATATTCTGAATCCACTCTTCGTCTTGGTGGTGCTGGTGGAAACCTCATCCAACACTCAACTCCAGTAGTCGAGCTGCGAGCTCCCTTCATTCCCACTCACATGGGACCTCTAAAACTGAGGAATTTTCACAGACCGCCTCTGCGCAAGTTTTCACATGGGCCGCTTGCTATTCCTGGGCCTCACCCCATTCATCCACTCGTGAAGCACATTCGCAAGAAAGCCAAG CAAAGGGAGCAAGAGAGAATTGCTTCTGGCGGTGGTGATGTTTTCTTCATGCGAACGCCTGATGACCTTACAGGTCGGGATGGTGACATTGTCCTGATGGAGTTCTGTGAGGAGCACCCGCCTTTGATGAACCAGGTCGGCatgtgctccaaaataaagaACTATTACAAGCGAAAGGCCGGAAAAGACAATGGTCCGCAACAATTCAGGTTCGGCGAAGTTTCCTACGCGCACACGTCACCGTTCCTTGGGTCTCTCCCCCCTGGCCAGACGATCCAAGCGGTAGAAAACCTCATGTACCGAGCTCCTATATATGAGCACAAACTGCCAGAGAGCGACTTCTTGGTTATCAGAACGAGGAACCAGTTTTACATTCGCGAAGTTGAAGCTTTGTTTGTGGCTGGTCAAGAGTGCCCTCTTTATGAAGTGTTTGGGCCAAACTCCAAAAGGGCTAACAATTTTGTTCGAGACTTCCTAcag GTTTTCATCTACCGTCTCTTCTGGCAAAGTAGAGACAATCCCAGGAGGATCAAGATGGATGACATCAAGAAAGCTTTTCCAACTCACTCGGAGAGCAGTATTCGAAAGAGGTTGAAACAATGTGCAGATTTCAAGCGTACAG gGATGGACTCAAACTGGTGGGTGATCAAGCCAGACTTCAGACTTCCAACAGAAGAGGAAATCAGGGCAATGGTTTCCCCTGAGCAGTGCTGTGCTTACCTGAGCATGATTGCCGCTGAGCAGAGACTGAAAGATGCTGGTTACGGAGAAAAGTTCTTGCTCGCGCCTCAAGAAGACGAAAATGACGAGGAAATGCAATTGAAAATGGATGACGAAATCAAAGTTGCACCCTGGAACACCACCAGGGCGTATGTGCAGGCCATGAAAAACAAATGTCTGTTGCAACTAAATGGACCAGCAGATCCAACAGGCTGTGGTGAAGGTTTCAGCTATGTCAGAATGCCCAACAAGCCAACT CAAAGCAAAGAAGAACAAGAAGCTCAACCAAAGCGCACAGTCACAGGAACTGATGCCGATTTGAGGAGACTGTCTCTCAACAATGCCAAAGAGCTGCTTCGAAAGTTCCAAGTACCAGAGGAGGAAATTAAGAAGTTGTCGCGCTGGGAAGTCATTGATGTTGTGAGAACCTTGTCGACGGAAAAAGCGAAAGCTGGCGAGGAGGGAATGGACAAGTTTTCAAGAGGCAACAGATTCTCTATAGCTGAACACCAAGAGAG GTACAAGGAAGATTGTCAGCGCATATTTGAGCTGCAAAACCGAGTGTTGGCTTCGAATGAAGTCCTTTCAACTGACGAAGGAGAGAGCTCTGAAGAGGACAACTCTGACATTGAGGAGTTGGGTAAGAACCTGGAAACGATGCTTGCCAACAAGAAGACAAGTACGCAGCTTTCTCTGGAGAAGGAAGAGCAAGAGAGGCAGGAGCTGAGGAAAATGCTGATGGAAGGAGACTCCTCCGAAAACCATGACTCCAAGGACGCCAAAAAGAAGAACGACACGAGTATGCGAAAGGACAATCCTGCCGGCGAAGATGACCACAGCATGCAGATGTACGCCTCTCAGCCAGGCCGCGTCTTGAAAATCTACCGCACCTACAAGAACCAGGAGGGCAAGGAGTACACACGCGTGGAAATTGTGCGCAAGGCTGCGGTCGTTGACGCGTACGCCAAGATCAGGACAAGCAAGGACGAGGCGTTCATCCGCCAGTTCGCCACCATGGACGAGCAGCAAAAGGAAGAGATGAAGAGGGAGAAACGCAGGATCCAGGAGCAATTGCGAAGGATCAAGAGAAACCAGGAGAAAGAGAAGGTGGCGACCGCAGCGCCTCCTCCGACACCGAAGCGCAAGAAGCCCAAGCTTAAGCCAGACCTGAAGCTCAAGTGCGGCGCCTGTGGTCAGGTTGGTCACATGAGGACCAACAAAGCGTGTCCGCTTTACCAGAACACAGGACCAGCACCCCCTCTCAATGTTGCAATGACAGAGGAGCAGGAAGAGGAGATCGAAAAGCAAATCAATGAGGCTGATGATGAAGATCTCGTCAATGTGGAGGGAACCAAAGTCACCTTATCAGGAAAACTTTTCAAG CATGTTGAAGAGATTAAGAAGCAAGCACTCCGACTGCGTGTGCCTAAGGACGCAGTGAACAAAAAGAGAAGGAGAGCTGGAACTGTTGTGCACTGTGATTACCTCAAGAAGATGCAAAAACCTGCGAACCGAAGAAGAATCGACCCAGTCATTACACTCTCTACGCTTCTAGAGACCATTTTGAACGAAATGCGAGATTTGCCCGACGTGCAACCGTTCTTGTTCCCTGTGAATGCAAAGGTGGTTCCTGACTACTACTCAATAATTCAACGGCCTATGGACCTGCAGACGATCAGAGAAAATCTGCGCGCCAAGAAGTACCACAATCGCGAGGACTTCTTGGCAGATGTACATCAAATTGTGGAGAATTCCACTTTCTACAACGGCGCGAAAAGTGCCCTCACAGTTTCTGCTACAAACATGATGGATCTGTGCGTGCAGAGATTAACTGAAAAGGAAGACAAGTTCATGAGATTGGAGAAAGCCATCAACCCATTGCTTGATGACAACGatcag GTGGCCTTTACTTACATTCTGGACAATGTGGTAAATGATAAGTTGAAACAAATGTCTGAGTCATGGCCTTTCCAAAAGcctgtaaataaaaagctaGTGAAAGATTATTATGAGATCATAAAATGCCCCATGGACTTGGAAACTGTGGCAAAGAAAGTGAAAT CTCACAAGTACCACAAGTGCCAAGAATTCATTGCTGATATCGAACTCATTTACAACAACTGTGTTCTGTACAATGGGATGGACTCCCATTTCACACACAAAGCTGGCGTTTTGGTGGAGATAAGCAAGAAGTTGCTTGCTGAA tatgGAGAACACCTCACTTTCTTGGAAGACAGAATCAAATTGGCACAAGAAAGAGCGCTTGAACAGGCTGACATGGATTCTCTCGCTTCCTATGGGGACAATGATGACAATTTCACTGTTGTGGAAGATGACAAG aatccAGACGATGAATCGATGCATCAACAGGAAGGTGTTTTGTACATTGGTATTGATGGCAATCTAGAACAGAGCGCTGGTCCGAGCAGCTATGGCAAAAATATTCTAGAAGAAG accTAGGAGAGTTGTCAAGCGAAGATGGTGAAGAAGTAGAAGCCACAGTGATGGAAGGTGCCGATGACCAGCAAGCTGCAGAAGCAATGGTTCAACTTGGCAATTATGGATTCTTTGCCAATCATCAACAAg ATGAAAGTCTGGATGTTGATCCTGAGTATGATCCATCTGATTTCTTGTTGAGCCGTCCAAAGCCAACATTTGTGCCCGAGCCAATTGAAGAGGACGCGTCTGCAGACAATGCATCTGTCAACATGATGCACAACTTCCAGACAAATGCAGAACAAATCGAGGAGCCAATGGACCAAGGTGAAGGCAACCATGATGGCCAAGGTGGCATAGACGCTGATTTGGAAATTAGTGATTCGGAGGATGAACAGCAAACAAATACTAATCAGGCTGATGATGGAGACATCTGGTTCTGA
- the LOC135936998 gene encoding uncharacterized protein LOC135936998 isoform X1, protein MLTTSCNACTDLLKVKSRKRAREEHQQQTEMMSDSTPMQDENRCIGGLNVALAKRTRQSPIKRSTSETSSCQQSQNEEDFIFWNDIYLKYKVKRSRKNLKTLKNLCFQKITHLSLDGNTISLDRVENELKDSMLEYLKANNLRVPEQLARQLLHADSTWMDFGLVQRGLDQMLVWQHLICNCPFISVLVWRDYHGKPYTLLPIPDMLNYLPLLEHIEMPDFWCDIQALTILAEQYSQQLRVLHVSLLKMNRDELQMLSQLKCLRVLDFHGSRLPPSDLKRDREVMSELLKELPYLEVLWPSYPETCVQSGSLELLWNHIQIQINLKHLRIGDRLNYWPQLVTEVEHLYICGQPRKDTIHYVKSLQKLRSLNVKTTSLSCQTWLRQMLESVGPQLTELVVEILLEVDYDVHLSFSCIISMCPNLEKLHISGRVTTLQASEIMNHVNVNNYRGLKVVKMDLSGTFFQSQVLNDVITFADDLEVLRVGPLSELKGTGFLEKILFRACNKPRGFDRLREIWITLGHPKVSAELCQVLRRVAFCAPELNKIYINAHMQDSSAYFSQLQLFFQHFMPQIDLLIY, encoded by the exons ATGCTTACAACATCCTGCAATGCGTGCACCGACTTGTTAAAAGTCAAATCTAGAAAGAGAGCGCGAGAGgagcaccagcagcaga CTGAAATGATGTCGGACAGTACTCCAATGCAGGATGAAAATCGGTGCATCGGGGGTCTTAATGTCGCGCTTGCAAAGCGTACCCGGCAATCTCCTATAAAGAG ATCTACAAGTGAAACTAGCAGCTGCCAACAATCTCAAAATGAAGAGGACTTCATTTTTTGGAATGATATCTACCTTAAGTATAAAGTCAAAAGGTCGCGCAAGAACTTGAAGACCTTGAAGAATCTCTGCTTCCAGAAAATTACACATTTGTCCCTAGACGGAAATACAATTTCGTTGGACCGCGTTG AAAATGAGCTGAAAGACAGCATGCTGGAATACCTGAAGGCCAACAATCTGAGAGTGCCAGAGCAGCTCGCCAGGCAGCTGTTGCATGCGGACAGCACCTGGATGGACTTTGGACTGGTGCAGCGGGGTCTGGATCAAATGCTCGTCTGGCAGCACTTGATCTGCAATTGCCCCTTCATCTCAGTTCTTGTTTGGAGGGACTACCACGGCAAGCCTTACACGCTGCTGCCCATTCCGGACATGCTGAACTACCTGCCACTCCTTGAGCACATTGAAATGCCAGACTTTTGGTGTGACATACAAGCGTTGACGATTCTTGCTGAACAATACAGTCAGCAATTGAG GGTGCTGCATGTATCGCTACTGAAGATGAACCGTGATGAGCTGCAAATGCTGAGTCAGCTTAAGTGTCTGCGAGTGCTGGACTTCCACGGCAGCCGTCTGCCGCCCTCAGATTTAAAGAGGGATAGAGAGGTGATGTCAGAGCTGTTGAAAGAATTGCCTTATCTAGAGGTGCTGTGGCCTTCTTACCCTGAGACCTGTGTACAAAGTGGATCGCTGGAGCTGCTCTGGAACCATAtccaaatccaaataaatttaaagcaccTACGGATTGGAGACAGGCTCAACTACTGGCCACAGCTGGTAACCGAGGTTGAGCACTTGTATATCTGTGGTCAACCCAGGAAGGACACCATCCACTACGTCAAAAG CCTCCAGAAGTTGCGGAGCTTGAATGTAAAGACAACCTCACTGAGCTGCCAAACCTGGCTGAGACAAATGCTGGAGTCTGTCGGACCGCAGCTGACTGAGTTGGTTGTCGAAATCTTATTAGAAGTGGATTATGATGTGCACCTGAGCTTCTCTTGCATCATTAGCATGTGCCCTAATCTAGAGAAATTGCACATAAGCGGAAGAGTGACAACCCTACAAGCAAGCGAGATTATGAATCACGTGAACGTGAACAACTATCGAGGGCTCAAGGTGGTGAAGATGGACCTGTCAGGCACCTTCTTTCAAAGCCAAGTCCTCAATGACGTGATCACCTTCGCAGATGACCTTGAGGTTCTCAGGGTGGGGCCCCTTAGTGAGCTGAAGGGCACTGGCTTTCTTGAGAAGATTCTTTTTAGGGCTTGCAACAAACCCAGGGGGTTTGATCGATTGCGTGAGATTTGGATCACGCTTGGCCATCCGAAGGTGTCCGCCGAGTTATGTCAGGTGCTCCGGCGCGTTGCCTTCTGCGCTCCTGAACTGAACAAGATTTACATTAACGCACACATGCAAGACAGCTCAGCCTACTTCTCTCAGCTACAACTGTTCTTCCAGCACTTCATGCCGCAAATTGATCTCCTCATTTACTAA
- the LOC135936998 gene encoding uncharacterized protein LOC135936998 isoform X3, which yields MMSDSTPMQDENRCIGGLNVALAKRTRQSPIKRSTSETSSCQQSQNEEDFIFWNDIYLKYKVKRSRKNLKTLKNLCFQKITHLSLDGNTISLDRVENELKDSMLEYLKANNLRVPEQLARQLLHADSTWMDFGLVQRGLDQMLVWQHLICNCPFISVLVWRDYHGKPYTLLPIPDMLNYLPLLEHIEMPDFWCDIQALTILAEQYSQQLRVLHVSLLKMNRDELQMLSQLKCLRVLDFHGSRLPPSDLKRDREVMSELLKELPYLEVLWPSYPETCVQSGSLELLWNHIQIQINLKHLRIGDRLNYWPQLVTEVEHLYICGQPRKDTIHYVKSLQKLRSLNVKTTSLSCQTWLRQMLESVGPQLTELVVEILLEVDYDVHLSFSCIISMCPNLEKLHISGRVTTLQASEIMNHVNVNNYRGLKVVKMDLSGTFFQSQVLNDVITFADDLEVLRVGPLSELKGTGFLEKILFRACNKPRGFDRLREIWITLGHPKVSAELCQVLRRVAFCAPELNKIYINAHMQDSSAYFSQLQLFFQHFMPQIDLLIY from the exons ATGATGTCGGACAGTACTCCAATGCAGGATGAAAATCGGTGCATCGGGGGTCTTAATGTCGCGCTTGCAAAGCGTACCCGGCAATCTCCTATAAAGAG ATCTACAAGTGAAACTAGCAGCTGCCAACAATCTCAAAATGAAGAGGACTTCATTTTTTGGAATGATATCTACCTTAAGTATAAAGTCAAAAGGTCGCGCAAGAACTTGAAGACCTTGAAGAATCTCTGCTTCCAGAAAATTACACATTTGTCCCTAGACGGAAATACAATTTCGTTGGACCGCGTTG AAAATGAGCTGAAAGACAGCATGCTGGAATACCTGAAGGCCAACAATCTGAGAGTGCCAGAGCAGCTCGCCAGGCAGCTGTTGCATGCGGACAGCACCTGGATGGACTTTGGACTGGTGCAGCGGGGTCTGGATCAAATGCTCGTCTGGCAGCACTTGATCTGCAATTGCCCCTTCATCTCAGTTCTTGTTTGGAGGGACTACCACGGCAAGCCTTACACGCTGCTGCCCATTCCGGACATGCTGAACTACCTGCCACTCCTTGAGCACATTGAAATGCCAGACTTTTGGTGTGACATACAAGCGTTGACGATTCTTGCTGAACAATACAGTCAGCAATTGAG GGTGCTGCATGTATCGCTACTGAAGATGAACCGTGATGAGCTGCAAATGCTGAGTCAGCTTAAGTGTCTGCGAGTGCTGGACTTCCACGGCAGCCGTCTGCCGCCCTCAGATTTAAAGAGGGATAGAGAGGTGATGTCAGAGCTGTTGAAAGAATTGCCTTATCTAGAGGTGCTGTGGCCTTCTTACCCTGAGACCTGTGTACAAAGTGGATCGCTGGAGCTGCTCTGGAACCATAtccaaatccaaataaatttaaagcaccTACGGATTGGAGACAGGCTCAACTACTGGCCACAGCTGGTAACCGAGGTTGAGCACTTGTATATCTGTGGTCAACCCAGGAAGGACACCATCCACTACGTCAAAAG CCTCCAGAAGTTGCGGAGCTTGAATGTAAAGACAACCTCACTGAGCTGCCAAACCTGGCTGAGACAAATGCTGGAGTCTGTCGGACCGCAGCTGACTGAGTTGGTTGTCGAAATCTTATTAGAAGTGGATTATGATGTGCACCTGAGCTTCTCTTGCATCATTAGCATGTGCCCTAATCTAGAGAAATTGCACATAAGCGGAAGAGTGACAACCCTACAAGCAAGCGAGATTATGAATCACGTGAACGTGAACAACTATCGAGGGCTCAAGGTGGTGAAGATGGACCTGTCAGGCACCTTCTTTCAAAGCCAAGTCCTCAATGACGTGATCACCTTCGCAGATGACCTTGAGGTTCTCAGGGTGGGGCCCCTTAGTGAGCTGAAGGGCACTGGCTTTCTTGAGAAGATTCTTTTTAGGGCTTGCAACAAACCCAGGGGGTTTGATCGATTGCGTGAGATTTGGATCACGCTTGGCCATCCGAAGGTGTCCGCCGAGTTATGTCAGGTGCTCCGGCGCGTTGCCTTCTGCGCTCCTGAACTGAACAAGATTTACATTAACGCACACATGCAAGACAGCTCAGCCTACTTCTCTCAGCTACAACTGTTCTTCCAGCACTTCATGCCGCAAATTGATCTCCTCATTTACTAA